A window of the Hordeum vulgare subsp. vulgare chromosome 5H, MorexV3_pseudomolecules_assembly, whole genome shotgun sequence genome harbors these coding sequences:
- the LOC123394909 gene encoding D-aminoacyl-tRNA deacylase isoform X2 — protein MESFTNGNVRLLKHERSIVAEDDLDRRWQEATGEAVSEVIFLSKHTAVSNRPALTVHPIGVPHLREDETPPQGGRPGWAAVPNPRIGPWLRLMQKVAADQGLVPEFEITLEATHHGPLTSTPTMFVEIGSTHEYWGRQDAAQAIALVLWKGLGLEEGNAVGTWLGSGEKVLLGIGGGHYAPRHMDIVIKDGVWVGHLLSGYSLPMDAPAQVNGKSSGEVGGMWKHSIQVSYEATKAGFPGGEVIAHLDQKSFKGWQKNAITSYLQEQNIRIGKPNDFLCTKI, from the exons ATGGAGAGCTTTACAAATGGGAATGTTAGGTTATTGAAGCATGAACGCAGCATTGTTGCAGAGGATGATCTTGACCGTCGGTGGCAGGAAGCCACTGGAGAGGCTGTTTCCGAGGTCATATTCCTCAGCAAACACACTGCAGTCTCCAATCGCCCTGCACTCACTGTCCATCCAATCG GTGTGCCACATCTGAGGGAGGATGAGACCCCCCCTCAAGGAGGGAGGCCTGGATGGGCAGCGGTGCCAAACCCTCGAATTGGCCCATGGTTACGGTTGATGCAAAAGGTTGCTGCAGACCAAGGTCTTGTTCCAGAGTTCGAG ATTACACTTGAAGCTACTCACCATGGACCACTTACCAGTACACCCACGATGTTTGTTGAGATAG GAAGTACACACGAATACTGGGGTAGACAAGATGCTGCACAGGCCATTGCTCTA GTTCTATGGAAAGGTCTTGGTCTTGAGGAAGGAAATGCTGTTGGAACTTGGCTGGG GAGCGGTGAAAAGGTTCTACTAGGAATCGGTGGTGGTCACTATGCCCCTCGTCATATGGATATTGTCAT CAAAGATGGCGTCTGGGTGGGTCATCTCCTGTCTGGTTACTCTTTGCCAATGGATGCACCGGCTCAAGTAAATGGAAAGAGTTCTGGTGAGGTTGGTGGGATGTGGAAGCATTCCATCCAAGTTTCGTATGAAGCCACAAAGGCAGGATTTCCCGGTGGTGAAGTTATAGCACATCTTGATCAGAA GAGCTTCAAGGGCTGGCAGAAGAACGCCATCACGAGCTATTTGCAGGAGCAAAATATCAGGATAGGAAAACCCAATGATTTCCTGTGCACAAAAATTTAA
- the LOC123394909 gene encoding D-aminoacyl-tRNA deacylase isoform X1: protein MVVLVVATASDPASIGPAAAFLAMPGWSPGPPIPEGMESFTNGNVRLLKHERSIVAEDDLDRRWQEATGEAVSEVIFLSKHTAVSNRPALTVHPIGVPHLREDETPPQGGRPGWAAVPNPRIGPWLRLMQKVAADQGLVPEFEITLEATHHGPLTSTPTMFVEIGSTHEYWGRQDAAQAIALVLWKGLGLEEGNAVGTWLGSGEKVLLGIGGGHYAPRHMDIVIKDGVWVGHLLSGYSLPMDAPAQVNGKSSGEVGGMWKHSIQVSYEATKAGFPGGEVIAHLDQKSFKGWQKNAITSYLQEQNIRIGKPNDFLCTKI, encoded by the exons ATGGTTGTTCTCGTTGTAGCGACGGCGTCCGACCCGGCGTCCATCGGCCCCGCCGCCGCGTTCCTGGCCATGCCTGGCTGGTCCCCCGGCCCGCCCATCCCG GAGGGGATGGAGAGCTTTACAAATGGGAATGTTAGGTTATTGAAGCATGAACGCAGCATTGTTGCAGAGGATGATCTTGACCGTCGGTGGCAGGAAGCCACTGGAGAGGCTGTTTCCGAGGTCATATTCCTCAGCAAACACACTGCAGTCTCCAATCGCCCTGCACTCACTGTCCATCCAATCG GTGTGCCACATCTGAGGGAGGATGAGACCCCCCCTCAAGGAGGGAGGCCTGGATGGGCAGCGGTGCCAAACCCTCGAATTGGCCCATGGTTACGGTTGATGCAAAAGGTTGCTGCAGACCAAGGTCTTGTTCCAGAGTTCGAG ATTACACTTGAAGCTACTCACCATGGACCACTTACCAGTACACCCACGATGTTTGTTGAGATAG GAAGTACACACGAATACTGGGGTAGACAAGATGCTGCACAGGCCATTGCTCTA GTTCTATGGAAAGGTCTTGGTCTTGAGGAAGGAAATGCTGTTGGAACTTGGCTGGG GAGCGGTGAAAAGGTTCTACTAGGAATCGGTGGTGGTCACTATGCCCCTCGTCATATGGATATTGTCAT CAAAGATGGCGTCTGGGTGGGTCATCTCCTGTCTGGTTACTCTTTGCCAATGGATGCACCGGCTCAAGTAAATGGAAAGAGTTCTGGTGAGGTTGGTGGGATGTGGAAGCATTCCATCCAAGTTTCGTATGAAGCCACAAAGGCAGGATTTCCCGGTGGTGAAGTTATAGCACATCTTGATCAGAA GAGCTTCAAGGGCTGGCAGAAGAACGCCATCACGAGCTATTTGCAGGAGCAAAATATCAGGATAGGAAAACCCAATGATTTCCTGTGCACAAAAATTTAA